In one window of Chanodichthys erythropterus isolate Z2021 chromosome 23, ASM2448905v1, whole genome shotgun sequence DNA:
- the LOC137014194 gene encoding uncharacterized protein, with amino-acid sequence MSFITIFIWLFTSYCFTESAGEVTATQTPAVKSVRPGDTFTMSCKTSTEVYQGWGYQPLACVSSGRRLAAPCVLTAHRDALHPLLLRESQAAAPAVQTVLLQEPSAALLRPAAPVHLQLRLQSDGKPLLATHTSVAVFREEISALEGGRTLTLGGVTPERSTEKSVSSGFPLGFKRKLGEILQQRQKQHEENSQRKSHHYSFNTLMLTNSYT; translated from the exons ATGAGCTTCATCACCATCTTCATCTGGCTGTTCACTAGCTACTGTTTCACAG AATCAGCTGGTGAAGTGACAGCCACTCAGACGCCTGCAGTGAAATCTGTTCGTCCAGGAGACACATTTACCATGTCCTGTAAAACCAGTACTGAAGTTTACCAGGGTTGGGGTTATCAGCCTTTAGCctg TGTCTCCAGTGGACGCAGACTGGCCGCTCCGTGTGTCCTCACAGCTCACCGAGACGCTCTTCATCCACTCCTCCTCAGAGAGAGTCAGGCTGCTGCTCCAGCTGTACAGACCGTCCTTCTCCAGGAGCCCAGCGCTGCTCTCCTGAGACCTGCTGCTCCCGTCCACCTTCAGCTCAGGCTCCAGTCTGACGGGAAGCCCTTGTTGGCCACACACACCAGTGTCGCTGTGTTCAGAGAGGAGATCTCTGCGCTGGAGGGCGGCAGGACGCTCACTTTAGGAGGAGTGACGCCTGAGAGAAGCACAGAGAAATCAGTTTCCAGTGGCTTTCCATTAGGATTCAAGAGAAAACTAGGAGAAATTCTCCAACAGCGACAGAAACAACATGAAGAAAACAGTCAAAGAAAATCCCATCATTATTCCTTTAACACATTAATGCTCACAAACTCCTACACATGA